From Camelina sativa cultivar DH55 chromosome 5, Cs, whole genome shotgun sequence:
AACTTATCACCTGCAAGTGTGTTTTGTGTGTAATCGAAACAACTTCATTCAAATGTATGGTGGAAAACTTACGCGTAGCTGGAAAGTGTTCCTTGATAAGTCTCATTAACCCTTCTCGACTTTGCCCAATGTTTCACAGTGAATGCCAACTGCCTTAAACGCACATCTATCCGTGAATAATCTCGCAGGAGCTTTGTGTTTACAACAGCCAACACATTGTTTATGCAGATATCACAAGATATCCCAGTAACCGGATCCATAAGTTTTACTATTGGAACCCTAGCTCTTGTTAGTGCCTACACAAAAACACGTTTCAGAAATATAAGCACCAGATTCACAGCCAAAAAGGTGCATTTTTTACATAAGTAAAAGCATTTACTTTACCTGCACATTCTGGAGATTATCTGATTCCAAAATATCCGCCAGCTTTAACAACATGTCAGATTTgttgatatcatcatcatcgattgCAAGGCAAACATCAATGTCGCTCTTTGGAAAACCAAAAGAGTTAGCACATGACCCGTAAAGATACAACTTTGCATGAGGCCATTCTTTGGCAACCAGATTCTCTAGCTGCGCCATTAGTTGTCTCTGCTTTTCCAGCTCCTCTTCTGCAGGAATCAGGGACTTGTACACTGCAATGAAAGGAGCATCATGCCTGTGGATGTCATTTCGACATGCCATATACATTTTCCTCTCTCTTAACCTTTGGGAAAGCAGCCACCGACCCCGATTGTCCACTCTCGATTCCTGATAACAAAAACCCAATTTCAATAATCTTCCCAACCAAAAAAAGCGTCCTTTCTAGTTCCAGAACAGATTACACGAGCTAAACACCACCACTAATGTTCCCAACATGTCATTAGTAGTAtatgaaaactgaaaacatacCTTGTCACGAGAAGTCTTGCTATTCTTCTTCCCATCTTTGGCGTCCTTATCGTCGGTATCAACTTCAAGCAATAAAGACTCGACAATATCTTCTCCAAAATCGTCAACCTCGTCAACACCAGGACCAGAGTTTCCATTACCTTCCTTCTTCCCCTTACTGAGCTGCCCCAGTTCCTCCTCTTTACTTTCAATTCCACCACGAGCTTCCTTGTTCAACATCGAAAAGGAATTTGCAGCATCAGCTGTTGATACAGAGTGTAGACTTGTACCCTTAGGTGGTCCAGGATGATCTATCTGTTGACTAAGATTGAACTTGCTCTCATTCTGAATAGATAATCCCCTTAACCTATCAGCCTCAGCATTAAACTCCCACATTGCTTTATCATGATGATTCCTCTGGAAACTATCATCACCCTTACTTGCTAAATTCATATCCCACCCTCTTTGGTTACTCGAAAAcccaggaggaggaggagtagactTGAAACCCCTGACGTTGTTCCCAATAGGACCCCAGTTACCTCTTCCGCTGTGGCCTCCTCTAAGTTCATTGAGATCGTGATTCCGATGATGAGACAAGTTTGGATCCGCGGGATGATTCCTCATAAGCTGTTCGTGGTGCTTAGAATCAAACATCAAGTTCCCATTACGTAACCCATTAAGGCTTTGAGTAGCATCTCCCgagaaagaaccaaaaacaagCTGCCGAGTCTCTGActgcggcggcggcggtggcggtagctgctgctgctgctgttgctgaaTCATCGACTGAAACCCTAATCTGTAAGCATCTTCAGGAGATAGCCTTTGATTACCATCGAATTGGTTCGAAGGGAAAGGGTTATGCGAGAATTGAGGAAACCCTAACAAATTAGGGGAAAGAttatgaggaggaggaggtgagAAGGCGAGTggccaagaagaagaagggttgtTATGATGACCACCGGGACCGTTGTTAGAAGATTGCCAAATCGAAGGAGGAAAAGGATTCACGGTAGGACCAACGGCTGCAATGGCCGGATCGAGATGTTGAGGACccccttgttgttgttgttgttgtgacgGCGAAGGTCTTGTGTTCTGTTGCAGAAGTGATAGAATAAAATCTCCGACGTTATCCGAAGGTGGAGCTGCTGAGTCAGCCCCACCACCGTCCGCCATGGAGTCAGACACTTTTTACGGCTATACTGAAAACACTTAGTCGAAGACCTTTCAGTTTTCAATGACCACTCTCCcccagatctctctctctccaaggTTTAACGGATCTCGtctcctttttatttattatactgTATATAGGAATACGATACACCCTCTCCTCCCACATATAATCTTGACCGTCCGAtgtaggatttttattttttaaacctgatcaattttttaaaaatatataatcattccATGTAATTTTGTTATGAAATTTACGGTCTTTTTGcgttatactccctctgtttcacaaagagtgtcattctggaaaaaatttcttgtttcacaaagaatgtcattttacatttccaatgagtgttttaatgctaaattttcttttttacccctAAACCCAAAGCTATTTTCATCGAATTTTGATCATTAATCACTTAATAAATAGGGGCAAATAAgtataattcaaacttttcttaatttgtgtgaaatgtgtcaaaatgacactctttgtgaaacagagggagtacaatttaattatatgctataatgtttattaatgtATTCAATTTTACATAGAAGTATAACCAATACATAGTGTAACCAAAGATCTTGTAATGGTTTTGTATACagaaaaataatgattagatgaaaaaacttgaaaagaatCAATTTAATTGATAAAATCTCTGATCATATTAAGAAGAGCGACGGCTCGTCGTGGATCAACTAGCTCAATGCCATGGAAACCAGCGTCGTCAAACCTTGCTTCGACTCTAACTCCAGCTGTAACCAACAGATTCAAGAAATCTTGTTGCCTATCCAACGACGTGTCTCCACCGTAACCGATCACCAAACATCGTCCAAGACGTCCAACTTTTTCCTTCTGCGGCAAGTAACCTTTCGGATTACAGTACCTATGATCCCGATCGACACCTACAGGCAAAGATAGTTCCCACATAGCGTCAAAAGCTGGCACCGGCATTACAGGATCGTCGAAGTTCTTGAGCTCTGACTTCGTCCTCGTTTTGCCGCCAAAAAGCGGTTGGTAGAACACGCAACCGTCGATTTTTAACGGTGTTAAGTCTCGGTCTAATGACCTGAGTGCTAATTGGAAAGCGATGTTGGCGCCGTTACTCGAACCGCAGATGTAGCACCTTGAGAAATCGGCGTAGTCTCTAAGCCAAGGCTCGCCGTTGGCTGAGTCAATGGCTTGTTGTTTGACCCAAAGAAGGGCGTCTAGTGCGTCATCGTATTGAGCTGGGAGTCTATGTTCAGGAGCTAGACGATAGTTTACGGAGACAATGATCACCGTTAGCTCACTTGCCATTTGAGAGCAACCACGGTTATTCGCGGCGGAATCGGCCGGGTAAAGGACCCAACCGGAGCCGTGGAAATGGAGGATGATTGGGAGACGAGCCACGGCGTTATCATTGGATGGTAGATTGGTTGGTCGGAATATACGTACGGCTACACCGGTTTCTTGGTTAATGGTGACGTCTTTGGAAGCCGCGAGCTTGCCTGGTGAGGGATCTGTGTCCGGTTTAACTATCGGCCAGAGGAAGTGGCGGGTGCAAGAGCCGTTGGGGTTAATTGTGATGTTGAGGTGTTTGTATGCATCAAATGCGTGACGAGACTCCTGGCCCTGGGacatggttttggttttttttaattgtgtgaTTAATAAGAGGTTAACTAGGGGTGATTAAGATGAAATCTCTGAATGTTTTTATGTTCCTATtcatctttttgtgtgtgtgttctaTGATTAATGGAGCTTAAGCTGTGATTAGGATGAATTCACGGATTGTTTGTGGTTATGATTTAATGCACTTTAATATTTGACCAAAATCAAgaatgttttgaaattttgtcTAAATGAGGAATTAATGTTCTACATTTGCTTGTGTATTTGAATGAGTCAACATCCCttcaaactaaattaattagatgGAAATTATCAGCATTTCATTGTATACATATAAAAGTAATCAATTCAAATTGCTAAGTAgggtcaaatttcaaaaatctgACAATCTACTCTGTACAATTTATAGTTGCATGAGTGAGTTGTACATCTAACATTGTTCTCAATGCAATTCCCGAAACAATATATGTAAGATTGCTGATCGTCATACCAATATGTTAGTATGGTCACCTAACCTATTAAGATGTATGGTTTTGTCGGTAAATGTATGTAACGTAATCCCACCGATGGATGATTCTACCTAATGTCTAAAACTTTTTGAACTTCAAAATATACTAGTAAACTGATAAGATACGGTCCACTATTATTATTTCTCGCCTCGGGTATACATATTTCGATTGCAACATGCAGTACATTTTTCAATTTCCCCACACATCATAAACTGAAATATTTAGAACTTCACTCACTTGACTTAAGTAAAAACATAAAGATCGGACTACTACATGTTGGAGGATGGATCAGTTGAAGAACAACAACTCTTGATAAAGGCCTCAACGGTTTCGTATAAGGCCTTGGCTTTGTTCGCATCAAACAACTCGCAAGCATGAAACCCATCTTCATCAAACCTCGTCTGCACGTGCACTCCACGTGCCTTCAGCATATCCGCCACCTGTCTCTGACGATCCACTAACGGATCCCCACCGTAACCGTTAATGAGAGTAGCCGGGAAACGTCCCATCTTATCCTTTTCCTGAGGCCCACTGCTCTTAACCGGATTGCTGTACACGTGGTCACGATCCNTGTGTGATTAATAAGAGGTTAACTAGGGGTGATTAAGATGAAATCTCTGAATGTTTTTATGTTCCTATtcatctttttgtgtgtgtgttctaTGATTAATGGAGCTTAAGCTGTGATTAGGATGAATTCACGGATTGTTTGTGGTTATGATTTAATGCACTTTAATATTTGACCAAAATCAAgaatgttttgaaattttgtcTAAATGAGGAATTAATGTTCTACATTTGCTTGTGTATTTGAATGAGTCAACATCCCttcaaactaaattaattagatgGAAATTATCAGCATTTCATTGTATACATATAAAAGTAATCAATTCAAATTGCTAAGTAgggtcaaatttcaaaaatctgACAATCTACTCTGTACAATTTATAGTTGCATGAGTGAGTTGTACATCTAACATTGTTCTCAATGCAATTCCCGAAACAATATATGTAAGATTGCTGATCGTCATACCAATATGTTAGTATGGTCACCTAACCTATTAAGATGTATGGTTTTGTCGGTAAATGTATGTAACGTAATCCCACCGATGGATGATTCTACCTAATGTCTAAAACTTTTTGAACTTCAAAATATACTAGTAAACTGATAAGATACGGTCCACTATTATTATTTCTCGCCTCGGGTATACATATTTCGATTGCAACATGCAGTACATTTTTCAATTTCCCCACACATCATAAACTGAAATATTTAGAACTTCACTCACTTGACTTAAGTAAAAACATAAAGATCGGACTACTACATGTTGGAGGATGGATCAGTTGAAGAACAACAACTCTTGATAAAGGCCTCAACGGTTTCGTATAAGGCCTTGGCTTTGTTCGCATCAAACAACTCGCAAGCATGAAACCCATCTTCATCAAACCTCGTCTGCACGTGCACTCCACGTGCCTTCAGCATATCCGCCACCTGTCTCTGACGATCCACTAACGGATCCCCACCGTAACCGTTAATGAGAGTAGCCGGGAAACGTCCCATCTTATCCTTTTCCTGAGGCCCACTGCTCTTAACCGGATTGCTGTACACGTGGTCACGATCCACACCGTCGGGTAAACAAAGTGACCACAGCAGATGAGTCGCTGGTAACGGACAGATCTTATCGTCTTTAAGCCGTGACTCAGAATCCGACGGCTCAACACCGCCGAAGAAAGCTTGGTTCATTATCAGCCCTTGGATCTTAACAGGAGAGAGATCTGTATCCACTACACGTAACGCCACGTTGTAGACGATGTTTCCTCCTGAGCTCGAACCCATGACGAAGCATTTCGAGAAATCCACACCGTCTTTCAACCACGTGTCGCAATCACCACCGTTGGTTGCGCCACGAGCTTGATCACGGAGCCATAAGACTGCTTCGACGGCGTCTTCGTACGCGGCCGGGAGACGGTGTTCAGGGGATAAACGGTATTCGACGGAGAGGATAACGGTTTGAAGACGATCAGCCATTTTGGTGCAAGATTCATGGAACGGAGCGGAGGCGGCGCTGTAGAAGAGGAATCCACCGCCGTGGTAGTAAACGAGGATCGGGAGTTTGGACTCCGGCGGAATATTCCGGGGCTTGAAGATTCGGATGAAGgtgttgttggtttggtttagtggGATGTCTTTGGACTGCTCCGTTGGGGGCAGTTTGGGGAACTCACGGTGTCTGGTGAGTGATCCATCTGCGTTTAGTGTAATGTTGAGGAACTTGTATGGATCGCTTGAAGGTGGAGGAGCTTCCATGGGTGCTTCTGcttcagagatagagagagttagatgttttttttttttgaggtgaGAAATGTGTGATTATGAAGATGAATTAGGTGAACTAAAGTATATGAGTGGTTGAAAAGATCAACGTTTTCATTAAAGATTGGGACATTTTTCATTCAAAGCTGTAGTTGGATTTGCCTAAAGAATCGTGCGAAATATGCATGTATCTCTCTCTATTATTAGTGGTTTAGATTAAGACTACTCTACTACTATCCGATTACGATTGAGATTTGAGACtagttgtttacaaaaaaaacctaatatAACGGTTACTATATTGTGTACCATAATGATCGACCAAATAGTTAATGtgcatttaacaaaaaaaaatcataactccTTTCCCATATCAAATGAATGCATATTGTTATGTTGTCCCATGTACAGAGTATAGAGTACATAGTTCAagcgcttttgtttctttgtcaataTGAACAAATTACTCGTAAGGCCGCTTTGACAAATATAAGGGTTGATTGTTTTGGTTAAATCTGTAACGAGAATTTTTGAGATGAAtgcattttaatttttgaatttgaacCATGAGAACATTTGCACAAGTATATTCTGTCTCCTAAAAGTCATAACCTTTAAAAGTGAAATACCAATGGTCCAATACCATGGAAATATTCAGAGCACTACAAAGTGacaatacaaaaataaagagagtAGATTTGCTccatatcctttttttttttcatacagtGGGAGACAGGGATGGAACATTTTTTAAACTTGGTCccattttgtagtttttttgcATAGAAttcagcaaaagaaaaaaaggcaaTTGAACTCTAAATCATGATCATCTTCTTGATGTCAATTGGAAATTCTTTATTGTCTACACTAAAAATGTTAAGCAACTAGATCTTCATAAATATTTGCAAAAAGCTAATCTTATGGAATTAAAAAGTTCCTACAACTCGTAATTGGTTTAGANGTATCCACTACACGTAACGCCACGTTGTAGACGATGTTTCCTCCTGAGCTCGAACCCATGACGAAGCATTTCGAGAAATCCACACCGTCTTTCAACCACGTGTCGCAATCACCACCGTTGGTTGCGCCACGAGCTTGATCACGGAGCCATAAGACTGCTTCGACGGCGTCTTCGTACGCGGCCGGGAGACGGTGTTCAGGGGATAAACGGTATTCGACGGAGAGGATAACNATACCAACCCCCAGT
This genomic window contains:
- the LOC104784764 gene encoding UTP:RNA uridylyltransferase 1-like, translated to MADGGGADSAAPPSDNVGDFILSLLQQNTRPSPSQQQQQQGGPQHLDPAIAAVGPTVNPFPPSIWQSSNNGPGGHHNNPSSSWPLAFSPPPPHNLSPNLLGFPQFSHNPFPSNQFDGNQRLSPEDAYRLGFQSMIQQQQQQQLPPPPPPQSETRQLVFGSFSGDATQSLNGLRNGNLMFDSKHHEQLMRNHPADPNLSHHRNHDLNELRGGHSGRGNWGPIGNNVRGFKSTPPPPGFSSNQRGWDMNLASKGDDSFQRNHHDKAMWEFNAEADRLRGLSIQNESKFNLSQQIDHPGPPKGTSLHSVSTADAANSFSMLNKEARGGIESKEEELGQLSKGKKEGNGNSGPGVDEVDDFGEDIVESLLLEVDTDDKDAKDGKKNSKTSRDKESRVDNRGRWLLSQRLRERKMYMACRNDIHRHDAPFIAVYKSLIPAEEELEKQRQLMAQLENLVAKEWPHAKLYLYGSCANSFGFPKSDIDVCLAIDDDDINKSDMLLKLADILESDNLQNVQALTRARVPIVKLMDPVTGISCDICINNVLAVVNTKLLRDYSRIDVRLRQLAFTVKHWAKSRRVNETYQGTLSSYAYVLMCIHFLQLRRPPILPCLQEMKPTYSVRVDNIRCSYFDDVDRLENFGSSNRETIAELVWGFFNYWAYAHDYANTVVSVRTGSILGKREKDWTRRVGNDRHLICIEDPFETSHDLGRVVDKFSIRVLREEFERAAEIMHQDRNPCAKLFEPYLPEDNNNGHGHN
- the LOC104788749 gene encoding probable carboxylesterase 9, coding for MSQGQESRHAFDAYKHLNITINPNGSCTRHFLWPIVKPDTDPSPGKLAASKDVTINQETGVAVRIFRPTNLPSNDNAVARLPIILHFHGSGWVLYPADSAANNRGCSQMASELTVIIVSVNYRLAPEHRLPAQYDDALDALLWVKQQAIDSANGEPWLRDYADFSRCYICGSSNGANIAFQLALRSLDRDLTPLKIDGCVFYQPLFGGKTRTKSELKNFDDPVMPVPAFDAMWELSLPVGVDRDHRYCNPKGYLPQKEKVGRLGRCLVIGYGGDTSLDRQQDFLNLLVTAGVRVEARFDDAGFHGIELVDPRRAVALLNMIRDFIN
- the LOC104784766 gene encoding probable carboxylesterase 8 isoform X2; this translates as MEAPPPSSDPYKFLNITLNADGSLTRHREFPKLPPTEQSKDIPLNQTNNTFIRIFKPRNIPPESKLPILVYYHGGGFLFYSAASAPFHESCTKMADRLQTVILSVEYRLSPEHRLPAAYEDAVEAVLWLRDQARGATNGGDCDTWLKDGVDFSKCFVMGSSSGGNIVYNVALRVVDTDLSPVKIQGLIMNQAFFGGVEPSDSESRLKDDKICPLPATHLLWSLCLPDGVDRDHVYSNPVKSSGPQEKDKMGRFPATLINGYGGDPLVDRQRQVADMLKARGVHVQTRFDEDGFHACELFDANKAKALYETVEAFIKSCCSSTDPSSNM
- the LOC104784766 gene encoding probable carboxylesterase 8 isoform X1, which gives rise to MEAPPPSSDPYKFLNITLNADGSLTRHREFPKLPPTEQSKDIPLNQTNNTFIRIFKPRNIPPESKLPILVYYHGGGFLFYSAASAPFHESCTKMADRLQTVILSVEYRLSPEHRLPAAYEDAVEAVLWLRDQARGATNGGDCDTWLKDGVDFSKCFVMGSSSGGNIVYNVALRVVDTDLSPVKIQGLIMNQAFFGGVEPSDSESRLKDDKICPLPATHLLWSLCLPDGVDRDHVYSNPVKSSGPQEKDKMGRFPATLINGYGGDPLVDRQRQVADMLKARGVHVQTRFDEDGFHACELFDANKAKALYETVEAFIKSCCSSTDPSSNM